A single Comamonas sp. NLF-1-9 DNA region contains:
- a CDS encoding alkene reductase yields the protein MTTLFDPLQTGKFSLANRVAMAPCTRNRSPGGVPVALNAEYYAQRAEMGLLITEGTAITAQGQGYAHVPGLYTPEQLAGWQKVTRAVHERGGCIVTQLWHVGRVSHTSLQPDCAAPVAPSAITAQARTFILDAGSGQGHFAPTSPPRALASHELPALVQDFARAARAAVQEAGFDGVELHGANGYLLDQFLKDGANQRSDDYGGSIAARMRFMLEVVQAVAAAVGGGRVGIRLSPVTPANDIHDSQPQPLFEQLARSLAPLSLAYIHVIEGATGGARELAERPFDYAALKAAYRDAGGRGAWMVNNGYTRAMAMEAVASGRADIVAFGRDAIANPDLVRRLRLGAALNPWDKSSFYGGGARGYTDYPALPA from the coding sequence ATGACCACGCTTTTCGACCCTCTGCAGACGGGCAAGTTCAGCCTTGCCAACCGCGTTGCCATGGCGCCTTGCACGCGCAACCGCTCACCGGGCGGCGTGCCGGTGGCGCTGAACGCCGAGTACTATGCCCAGCGCGCCGAGATGGGCCTCTTGATCACCGAAGGCACAGCCATCACCGCCCAGGGCCAGGGCTATGCGCATGTGCCCGGCCTCTACACGCCCGAGCAGCTGGCCGGCTGGCAGAAGGTCACCCGCGCGGTGCATGAGCGCGGCGGCTGCATCGTCACCCAGCTCTGGCACGTTGGCCGCGTGTCGCACACCAGCCTGCAGCCGGACTGCGCGGCGCCCGTCGCGCCGTCGGCCATCACCGCGCAGGCGCGCACCTTCATCCTCGACGCTGGCAGCGGCCAAGGCCATTTCGCCCCGACCTCGCCGCCCCGGGCGCTCGCAAGCCATGAGCTGCCCGCCCTGGTGCAGGATTTCGCCCGCGCTGCGCGCGCTGCGGTGCAAGAGGCCGGCTTTGACGGCGTGGAGCTGCACGGGGCCAACGGCTATTTGCTCGACCAGTTTCTCAAGGACGGCGCCAACCAGCGCAGCGACGACTACGGCGGCTCCATCGCCGCGCGCATGCGCTTCATGCTCGAGGTGGTGCAGGCAGTGGCGGCCGCCGTCGGCGGTGGGCGCGTGGGCATACGGCTGTCGCCGGTGACCCCGGCCAATGACATCCACGACAGCCAGCCGCAGCCGCTATTCGAGCAGCTCGCGCGCTCGCTCGCGCCGCTCAGTCTAGCCTATATCCATGTGATCGAAGGTGCGACCGGCGGCGCGCGCGAACTGGCCGAGCGGCCCTTCGACTACGCCGCCCTCAAGGCCGCCTACCGCGATGCGGGCGGGCGCGGCGCCTGGATGGTGAACAACGGCTACACCCGCGCGATGGCCATGGAGGCCGTCGCGAGCGGGCGGGCAGACATCGTTGCCTTCGGGCGCGACGCCATCGCCAACCCCGACCTCGTGCGCCGGCTGCGCCTGGGCGCGGCGCTCAACCCCTGGGACAAGAGCAGCTTCTATGGCGGCGGGGCGCGCGGCTATACCGACTACCCGGCGCTGCCCGCCTGA
- the cueR gene encoding Cu(I)-responsive transcriptional regulator yields the protein MSVRAAAHWPVAIGEAAARSGVSARMVRHYESLGLLAQVARTDGGYRQYTEADVHTLRFIRRARELGFSMQEIAALLGLWQDRSRASSQVKEIAQRHVQELQRRIAAMQDMRRSLQALVECCHGDQRPECPILDELAAPGAAAQAGSAG from the coding sequence GTGAGCGTGCGCGCCGCCGCCCACTGGCCGGTGGCCATTGGCGAGGCGGCAGCGCGTTCGGGTGTGTCGGCGCGCATGGTGCGCCACTACGAATCGCTCGGGCTGCTGGCGCAGGTGGCGCGCACCGACGGCGGCTATCGCCAGTACACCGAAGCCGACGTACATACCCTGCGCTTCATCCGCCGCGCGCGCGAGCTGGGCTTTTCCATGCAGGAGATCGCCGCGCTGCTCGGGCTCTGGCAGGACCGCAGCCGCGCGAGCAGCCAGGTCAAGGAGATCGCCCAGCGGCATGTGCAAGAGCTGCAGCGGCGCATCGCCGCGATGCAGGACATGCGCCGCAGTCTGCAGGCGCTGGTCGAGTGCTGCCACGGGGACCAGCGCCCCGAATGCCCCATTCTGGACGAGCTGGCCGCGCCCGGCGCCGCAGCTCAGGCGGGCAGCGCCGGGTAG
- a CDS encoding heavy-metal-associated domain-containing protein: MQYQFDVKGMTCGHCERAIVHAVRQVDTEALVKVDLPSGRVDVQSDKSREAIAAAIREEGYEVAQ, from the coding sequence ATGCAATACCAGTTTGACGTCAAAGGCATGACCTGCGGTCACTGCGAGCGCGCCATCGTGCACGCGGTGCGCCAGGTGGACACCGAGGCTCTGGTCAAGGTGGACTTGCCCAGCGGCCGCGTCGATGTGCAAAGCGACAAGTCGCGCGAGGCCATCGCCGCCGCCATCCGCGAGGAGGGCTACGAGGTGGCGCAGTGA